The DNA sequence CCCTGAGAACTTTTTGCTTAAAAAATTTCCATAACCGCTCAATTATGTTTAAGTTTGGAGAATAGGGAGGCAAAAACACCATCTTTACCTTTGAAGTTTCAAGAAACTCATTTAGAAATTCCCCAATTTTACTAAAACCTTTCATAGGGCTTAAATTTATGGTTATTGAAAAATATTAGAATAATCCTCCCCCTTTCCCCCTTTAGCGAAGCGAGAACTCTATTTTTATTGTGCTTTT is a window from the bacterium genome containing:
- a CDS encoding transposase, translated to MKGFSKIGEFLNEFLETSKVKMVFLPPYSPNLNIIERLWKFFKQKVLRGYYYENFEEFREKTIDFFRNVAIIYKEELNTLLAENFSFEYG